The following are encoded in a window of Glycine soja cultivar W05 unplaced genomic scaffold, ASM419377v2 tig00005873_2_pilon, whole genome shotgun sequence genomic DNA:
- the LOC114404192 gene encoding uncharacterized protein LOC114404192, with translation MGTKIEYSINLLASSVDSNNIVGGVDVWEHYQNKVETNKHCSIGVNKLQDPMDRMLDRNNIESIKKTMQMHEEIFKHQVRELHRVYSVQKMLMDNLRKETKQKKFWTPMNGIDISHSHFLQQQQQTTTTTLISYGPDFHVRSLREDLCSKERSGSCSGENIKRKIGFDLERPAERDIFGGSDQHEAGPSSYTALERCKISSSSNNDGFDEEMEVDLTLSIGGGSQVNKKNSSCCKKPYLLPLGCSNSPNGKTRELNSSVSFQSDRVGDCSDPTTPISSSSVTFDQERKGPHWLSQGLKLK, from the exons ATGGGAACTAAAATTGAATATTCCATAAATCTTCTAGCATCCTCAGTAGACAGCAACAACATTGTGGGTGGTGTGGATGTCTGGGAGCATTATCAGAACAAAGTAGAGACTAACAAACATTGTAGTATTGGAGTGAATAAATTGCAAGATCCCATGGATAGGATGCTCGACAGAAACAACATAGAGTCCATCAAAAAGACAATGCAGATGCATGAGGAAATCTTCAAACACCAG GTGAGGGAACTACACCGGGTATACAGTGTTCAAAAGATGCTGATGGATAACCTAAGAAAGGAAactaaacaaaagaaattttggACCCCTATGAATGGCATAGACATAAGCCATTCTCATTtccttcaacaacaacaacaaactacTACTACTACACTAATTTCATATGGGCCTGATTTCCATGTTCGAAGTTTGAGAGAGGACTTATGCTCAAAGGAAAGGAGTGGAAGCTGTTCTGGAGAGAACATAAAGAGGAAAATTGGTTTTGACCTAGAAAGGCCTGCTGAGAGAGACATCTTTGGTGGATCTGATCAGCATGAGGCAGGACCTAGCTCCTACACTGCCCTTGAGAGATGTAAAAtaagcagcagcagcaacaatgatggatttgatgaagaaatggAAGTGGATTTGACTTTAAGCATAGGAGGAGGAAGTCAAGTTAATAAGAAGAATAGTAGTTGTTGTAAGAAACCTTATCTGCTTCCATTAGGGTGCTCAAACTCACCCAATGGGAAGACCAGGGAGCTAAATTCTTCTGTCTCTTTCCAATCAGATAGGGTGGGAGATTGCAGTGACCCCACCACTCCTATCAGCAGCTCAAGTGTGACATTTGATCAAGAGAGAAAGGGGCCACATTGGCTTTCTCAAGGTTTAAAGCTTAAATAA